CGACCAGATTCTTCTGCTGCCTGAACTTTTCCGGATCGATCGCAAGAAAAAGCCCTTTCCCGCGTGCCAGAGGCCGCCCGTCGGCGTCGCTGACCTCGGCCTCGCAATAGTGTTTGCGCCCGTCGGCTCTCAGCAACCGCCCCTCAAGCAGCAGGGGAACACCCAGCGGCACAGGACGAAGATATTCCACCTCCATCTGGCGGGTCATGGCGGTTACGCCGCGGGCTCGATTTGCCTTGCTCATGGCTTCATCCAGAAGAGTTGCGATGGCTCCGCCGTGCATGTATCCCGGAGGCCCCTCGAATCGCCGCGGTATCTTGATGCGGCTGAGGACGCGACCCGTCTCGTCGGTCAGGAATTTCAGGCGCAACCCGGTTTTGTTGGCATCGCCACATCCAAAGCAATGGTTTTGCGCTCCATGGGAGAGCGGAGTGAGCTTGCTCTTCATCGTGTAAATGCCTTCCTTACAGTCCTTCTGCAGATTACCGGAGCGCAGCAATGATAGCGGCAATCAGTTTCACATCGGCTTCAATCG
This sequence is a window from Acidisarcina sp.. Protein-coding genes within it:
- a CDS encoding PaaI family thioesterase — encoded protein: MKSKLTPLSHGAQNHCFGCGDANKTGLRLKFLTDETGRVLSRIKIPRRFEGPPGYMHGGAIATLLDEAMSKANRARGVTAMTRQMEVEYLRPVPLGVPLLLEGRLLRADGRKHYCEAEVSDADGRPLARGKGLFLAIDPEKFRQQKNLVES